In a genomic window of Paraburkholderia phenazinium:
- a CDS encoding gallate dioxygenase — MARIIGGIAASHTPTIGFAFDKNKRDDPVWAPIFENFAPVADWLAEKKPDVILAIYNDHVTSFFFDHYSAFTLGVGPEWQVADEGGGARDLPAIKGHPGLAAHIGSSLMADEFDMSFFQNRALDHGCFSPLSMLCPHKPEWPVKLVPLQMGVLQLPVPSARRFYKLGKALRRAIESYPEDIKVAILATGGLSHQVHGERAGFNNVQWDQRFLDLFEHDPEQLAEMTVAEYAELGGFEGAEVIMWLTMRGALSANVTCKHRSYYLPSMAGIATAIYEGEEGGTDPSIVERHRAHMESQTAGIEKLAGTYPFTIEVAVRAYRINDFLHRMVEPEHRAAFLRDPEASFETAGLSEEERDLIRRRDWRGLLHYGVIFFMLEKLGAVIGVSNLHIYAAMRGETLEAFQRTRNAPGALYSVAGKTGGKLDWDSAEKTKA, encoded by the coding sequence ATGGCACGGATCATTGGAGGCATTGCTGCCTCGCACACGCCCACCATTGGTTTTGCTTTCGACAAGAACAAGCGGGACGATCCCGTTTGGGCACCGATCTTCGAAAATTTCGCACCGGTCGCAGACTGGCTCGCCGAGAAAAAGCCCGACGTCATCCTGGCCATCTACAACGACCACGTCACATCGTTTTTCTTCGACCACTATTCGGCGTTCACGCTAGGGGTCGGGCCGGAGTGGCAAGTCGCGGACGAGGGCGGAGGCGCACGCGATCTGCCGGCCATCAAGGGGCATCCGGGCCTGGCTGCGCACATCGGAAGCTCGCTGATGGCCGACGAGTTCGACATGTCCTTCTTCCAGAACCGGGCGCTCGATCATGGCTGCTTTTCGCCCCTGTCGATGCTGTGCCCGCACAAGCCCGAATGGCCGGTGAAACTGGTGCCGCTCCAGATGGGTGTTCTGCAGTTGCCCGTTCCGAGTGCACGTCGTTTCTACAAGCTTGGAAAAGCGCTGCGACGCGCAATCGAAAGTTATCCTGAAGATATCAAGGTCGCGATACTCGCGACCGGTGGCCTGTCGCATCAGGTGCATGGCGAGCGGGCAGGGTTCAACAATGTGCAATGGGACCAGCGTTTCCTCGATCTGTTCGAACACGACCCGGAGCAACTGGCTGAGATGACTGTTGCCGAATACGCCGAACTCGGCGGCTTCGAGGGCGCCGAAGTGATCATGTGGCTGACGATGCGCGGCGCGCTCTCCGCCAACGTCACCTGCAAACATCGCAGCTACTACCTGCCGTCGATGGCAGGCATCGCGACAGCGATCTACGAAGGCGAGGAGGGCGGCACGGATCCTTCGATCGTTGAACGCCACCGGGCTCACATGGAGAGCCAGACAGCCGGCATCGAGAAGCTCGCAGGCACCTACCCGTTCACGATCGAAGTGGCGGTACGGGCTTACCGCATCAACGACTTTCTGCACCGGATGGTGGAACCCGAGCATCGCGCCGCGTTCCTGCGCGACCCCGAGGCCAGCTTCGAAACCGCAGGTTTGAGCGAGGAAGAACGTGACCTCATTCGCCGCCGAGACTGGCGCGGCCTGCTGCACTACGGCGTGATCTTTTTCATGCTCGAGAAGCTCGGCGCCGTGATCGGGGTCTCGAATCTGCACATCTACGCGGCGATGCGCGGAGAAACGCTGGAAGCGTTTCAGCGCACCCGCAATGCGCCCGGCGCCCTGTACTCGGTAGCGGGCAAAACGGGCGGGAAACTCGATTGGGATAGCGCGGAGAAAACGAAGGCCTAA